A portion of the Macaca thibetana thibetana isolate TM-01 chromosome 9, ASM2454274v1, whole genome shotgun sequence genome contains these proteins:
- the FUT11 gene encoding alpha-(1,3)-fucosyltransferase 11 isoform X1 gives MAAGPTGAVLALLGVLSVCAASAYGSVAEREAGGEAEWAEPWDGAVFRPPSALGAVGVTRSSGTPRPGREEAGDLPVLLWWSPGLFPHFPGDSERIECARGACVASRNRGALRDSRTRALLFYGTDFRASAAPLPRLAHQSWALLHEESPLNNFLLSHGPGIRLFNLTSTFSRHSDYPLSLQWLPGTAYLRRPVPPLRERAEWRRRGYAPLLYLQSHCDVPADRDRYVRELMRHIPVDSYGKCLQNRELPTARLQDTATATTEDPELLAFLSRYKFHLALENAICNDYMTEKLWRPMHLGAVPVYRGSPSVRDWMPNNHSVILIDDFESPQKLAEFIDFLDKNDEEYMKYLAYKQPGGITNQFLLDSLKHREWGVNDPLLPNYLNGFECFVCDHELARLDAEKAHAASPGDSPVLEPHIAQPSHMDCPMPTPGFGNVEEIPENDSWKEMWLQDYWQGLDQGEALTAMIHNNETEQRKFWDYLHEIFMKRQHL, from the exons ATGGCGGCCGGCCCCACTGGGGCGGTGCTGGCCCTCCTGGGGGTGCTCAGTGTCTGTGCAGCCAGCGCCTATGGGTCCGTGGCGGAGAGGGAGGCCGGCGGTGAGGCGGAGTGGGCGGAACCGTGGGATGGCGCGGTTTTCCGGCCGCCCTCGGCGCTGGGCGCAGTGGGGGTGACGCGCAGCTCCGGAACGCCGAgaccagggagggaggaggccggAGATTTGCCGGTGCTGCTGTGGTGGAGCCCAGGGCTATTCCCCCACTTCCCGGGAGACTCGGAGCGCATCGAGTGTGCGCGCGGCGCGTGCGTGGCGTCCCGGAATCGCGGAGCGCTGAGGGACTCGCGGACGCGCGCGCTGCTCTTCTACGGCACCGACTTCCGCGCTTCGGCCGCGCCGCTGCCGCGCCTGGCGCACCAGAGCTGGGCGCTCCTCCACGAGGAGTCGCCCCTCAACAACTTCTTGCTGAGCCACGGCCCGGGCATCCGCCTCTTCAATCTTACCTCCACATTCAGTCGCCACTCGGATTACCCGCTGTCGCTGCAGTGGCTGCCCGGGACCGCCTATCTGCGCCGCCCAGTGCCTCCGCTCCGGGAACGCGCGGAGTGGCGCCGCCGCGGCTACGCGCCGCTGCTCTATCTCCAGTCCCACTGCGACGTGCCTGCGGACCGGGACCGCTACGTGCGCGAGCTCATGCGCCACATCccg GTAGACTCCTACGGGAAATGCCTGCAGAATCGGGAGCTGCCCACTGCGCGGCTACAGGACACAGCCACGGCCACCACCGAGGATCCAGAGCTCTTGGCTTTCTTGTCCCGCTATAAGTTCCACTTGGCCCTGGAAAATGCCATCTGTAACGACTACATGACAGAAAAACTGTGGCGTCCCATGCATCTGGGCGCTGTGCCCGTGTACCGCGGCTCTCCCTCTGTGAGGGACTGGATGCCGAACAATCACTCCGTCATCCTGATTGATGATTTTGAGTCTCCTCAGAAGCTGGCAGAGTTTATTGACTTTCTGGACAAGAATGATGAGGAATATATGAAATACCTGGCATACAAGCAACCTGGGGGCATCACCAACCAATTCCTTCTGGATAGTCTGAAGCATCGGGAGTGGGGAGTGAATGATCCTTTGCTGCCTAACTATCTCAACGGCTTCGAGTGTTTCGTCTGTGACCACGAACTGGCTCGGCTGGATGCCGAGAAAGCCCACGCGGCCTCTCCCGGGGACAGCCCCGTCCTTGAGCCCCACATTGCCCAGCCCTCACACATGGACTGCCCAATGCCCACACCTGGCTTTGGCAATGTGGAAGAGATTCCTGAGAATGACAG TTGGAAAGAGATGTGGCTGCAAGATTATTGGCAAGGTCTGGACCAGGGGGAAGCTCTCACTGCCATGATCCACAACAATGAAACAGAGCAGAGGAAATTTTGGGATTACCTACATGAAATCTTCATGAAAAGGCAACATCTCTAA
- the FUT11 gene encoding alpha-(1,3)-fucosyltransferase 11 isoform X2, with product MAAGPTGAVLALLGVLSVCAASAYGSVAEREAGGEAEWAEPWDGAVFRPPSALGAVGVTRSSGTPRPGREEAGDLPVLLWWSPGLFPHFPGDSERIECARGACVASRNRGALRDSRTRALLFYGTDFRASAAPLPRLAHQSWALLHEESPLNNFLLSHGPGIRLFNLTSTFSRHSDYPLSLQWLPGTAYLRRPVPPLRERAEWRRRGYAPLLYLQSHCDVPADRDRYVRELMRHIPVDSYGKCLQNRELPTARLQDTATATTEDPELLAFLSRYKFHLALENAICNDYMTEKLWRPMHLGAVPVYRGSPSVRDWMPNNHSVILIDDFESPQKLAEFIDFLDKNDEEYMKYLAYKQPGGITNQFLLDSLKHREWGVNDPLLPNYLNGFECFVCDHELARLDAEKAHAASPGDSPVLEPHIAQPSHMDCPMPTPGFGNVEEIPENDRKEQEGRPPGWVQ from the exons ATGGCGGCCGGCCCCACTGGGGCGGTGCTGGCCCTCCTGGGGGTGCTCAGTGTCTGTGCAGCCAGCGCCTATGGGTCCGTGGCGGAGAGGGAGGCCGGCGGTGAGGCGGAGTGGGCGGAACCGTGGGATGGCGCGGTTTTCCGGCCGCCCTCGGCGCTGGGCGCAGTGGGGGTGACGCGCAGCTCCGGAACGCCGAgaccagggagggaggaggccggAGATTTGCCGGTGCTGCTGTGGTGGAGCCCAGGGCTATTCCCCCACTTCCCGGGAGACTCGGAGCGCATCGAGTGTGCGCGCGGCGCGTGCGTGGCGTCCCGGAATCGCGGAGCGCTGAGGGACTCGCGGACGCGCGCGCTGCTCTTCTACGGCACCGACTTCCGCGCTTCGGCCGCGCCGCTGCCGCGCCTGGCGCACCAGAGCTGGGCGCTCCTCCACGAGGAGTCGCCCCTCAACAACTTCTTGCTGAGCCACGGCCCGGGCATCCGCCTCTTCAATCTTACCTCCACATTCAGTCGCCACTCGGATTACCCGCTGTCGCTGCAGTGGCTGCCCGGGACCGCCTATCTGCGCCGCCCAGTGCCTCCGCTCCGGGAACGCGCGGAGTGGCGCCGCCGCGGCTACGCGCCGCTGCTCTATCTCCAGTCCCACTGCGACGTGCCTGCGGACCGGGACCGCTACGTGCGCGAGCTCATGCGCCACATCccg GTAGACTCCTACGGGAAATGCCTGCAGAATCGGGAGCTGCCCACTGCGCGGCTACAGGACACAGCCACGGCCACCACCGAGGATCCAGAGCTCTTGGCTTTCTTGTCCCGCTATAAGTTCCACTTGGCCCTGGAAAATGCCATCTGTAACGACTACATGACAGAAAAACTGTGGCGTCCCATGCATCTGGGCGCTGTGCCCGTGTACCGCGGCTCTCCCTCTGTGAGGGACTGGATGCCGAACAATCACTCCGTCATCCTGATTGATGATTTTGAGTCTCCTCAGAAGCTGGCAGAGTTTATTGACTTTCTGGACAAGAATGATGAGGAATATATGAAATACCTGGCATACAAGCAACCTGGGGGCATCACCAACCAATTCCTTCTGGATAGTCTGAAGCATCGGGAGTGGGGAGTGAATGATCCTTTGCTGCCTAACTATCTCAACGGCTTCGAGTGTTTCGTCTGTGACCACGAACTGGCTCGGCTGGATGCCGAGAAAGCCCACGCGGCCTCTCCCGGGGACAGCCCCGTCCTTGAGCCCCACATTGCCCAGCCCTCACACATGGACTGCCCAATGCCCACACCTGGCTTTGGCAATGTGGAAGAGATTCCTGAGAATGACAG AAAAGAACAAGAGGGAAGacctccaggctgggtgcagtga
- the FUT11 gene encoding alpha-(1,3)-fucosyltransferase 11 isoform X3 codes for MAAGPTGAVLALLGVLSVCAASAYGSVAEREAGGEAEWAEPWDGAVFRPPSALGAVGVTRSSGTPRPGREEAGDLPVLLWWSPGLFPHFPGDSERIECARGACVASRNRGALRDSRTRALLFYGTDFRASAAPLPRLAHQSWALLHEESPLNNFLLSHGPGIRLFNLTSTFSRHSDYPLSLQWLPGTAYLRRPVPPLRERAEWRRRGYAPLLYLQSHCDVPADRDRYVRELMRHIPVDSYGKCLQNRELPTARLQDTATATTEDPELLAFLSRYKFHLALENAICNDYMTEKLWRPMHLGAVPVYRGSPSVRDWMPNNHSVILIDDFESPQKLAEFIDFLDKNDEEYMKYLAYKQPGGITNQFLLDSLKHREWGVNDPLLPNYLNGFECFVCDHELARLDAEKAHAASPGDSPVLEPHIAQPSHMDCPMPTPGFGNVEEIPENDSSLVQVRDHCICLRFLWSHSEKGRSHNYAAVP; via the exons ATGGCGGCCGGCCCCACTGGGGCGGTGCTGGCCCTCCTGGGGGTGCTCAGTGTCTGTGCAGCCAGCGCCTATGGGTCCGTGGCGGAGAGGGAGGCCGGCGGTGAGGCGGAGTGGGCGGAACCGTGGGATGGCGCGGTTTTCCGGCCGCCCTCGGCGCTGGGCGCAGTGGGGGTGACGCGCAGCTCCGGAACGCCGAgaccagggagggaggaggccggAGATTTGCCGGTGCTGCTGTGGTGGAGCCCAGGGCTATTCCCCCACTTCCCGGGAGACTCGGAGCGCATCGAGTGTGCGCGCGGCGCGTGCGTGGCGTCCCGGAATCGCGGAGCGCTGAGGGACTCGCGGACGCGCGCGCTGCTCTTCTACGGCACCGACTTCCGCGCTTCGGCCGCGCCGCTGCCGCGCCTGGCGCACCAGAGCTGGGCGCTCCTCCACGAGGAGTCGCCCCTCAACAACTTCTTGCTGAGCCACGGCCCGGGCATCCGCCTCTTCAATCTTACCTCCACATTCAGTCGCCACTCGGATTACCCGCTGTCGCTGCAGTGGCTGCCCGGGACCGCCTATCTGCGCCGCCCAGTGCCTCCGCTCCGGGAACGCGCGGAGTGGCGCCGCCGCGGCTACGCGCCGCTGCTCTATCTCCAGTCCCACTGCGACGTGCCTGCGGACCGGGACCGCTACGTGCGCGAGCTCATGCGCCACATCccg GTAGACTCCTACGGGAAATGCCTGCAGAATCGGGAGCTGCCCACTGCGCGGCTACAGGACACAGCCACGGCCACCACCGAGGATCCAGAGCTCTTGGCTTTCTTGTCCCGCTATAAGTTCCACTTGGCCCTGGAAAATGCCATCTGTAACGACTACATGACAGAAAAACTGTGGCGTCCCATGCATCTGGGCGCTGTGCCCGTGTACCGCGGCTCTCCCTCTGTGAGGGACTGGATGCCGAACAATCACTCCGTCATCCTGATTGATGATTTTGAGTCTCCTCAGAAGCTGGCAGAGTTTATTGACTTTCTGGACAAGAATGATGAGGAATATATGAAATACCTGGCATACAAGCAACCTGGGGGCATCACCAACCAATTCCTTCTGGATAGTCTGAAGCATCGGGAGTGGGGAGTGAATGATCCTTTGCTGCCTAACTATCTCAACGGCTTCGAGTGTTTCGTCTGTGACCACGAACTGGCTCGGCTGGATGCCGAGAAAGCCCACGCGGCCTCTCCCGGGGACAGCCCCGTCCTTGAGCCCCACATTGCCCAGCCCTCACACATGGACTGCCCAATGCCCACACCTGGCTTTGGCAATGTGGAAGAGATTCCTGAGAATGACAG CAGTCTTGTCCAAGTTAGAGACCACTGTATCTGCTTAAGATTTCTTTGGTCCCACTCAGAAAAAGGCAGGAGTCATAACTATGCTGCAGTTCCATAA